The following nucleotide sequence is from Vigna radiata var. radiata cultivar VC1973A unplaced genomic scaffold, Vradiata_ver6 scaffold_290, whole genome shotgun sequence.
GTAAGTAAACACTTGCttgatttttcaaaaaagattGCTTTCAGGTCCTCAAATATGGATTCAAAAACTTGTCATTGTAGGTAAGATGATGTTTGATAAGGAAACATTGAATGGAGACCTTCCTATAATCCCGTTAATCGCAGTTCTACATAGTACTAATAACTTTTCAGAAGAATCTAAATTAGGGGAAGGTGGATTTGGCCCTGTTTACAAGGTATTAGTGATTTGGAATTTGTAATATAGATTCTTTACATTTCGCATTTTCTATATGTTCTAATTTATTGCAACTTTTATCAGGGAATTCTACCAGATGGAAGACAAATTGCAGTGAAAAGGCTCTCGAAATTTTCTGGTCAGGGCGCACAGGAGTTCAAGAATGAAGTAATGTTTATAGCTAAATTGCAACATCGTAACCTCGTGAGACTTTTGGGATGCTGCTTAGAGGAAAATGAGAATATACTTGTATATGAGTATATGTGTAATGCAAGCCTTGACTCTCACCTCTTTGGTGGTATGTTTTACAGATAGTTTTAGTGAATAGCTTTTTTCATGagtttttgtagtttttaatGCGTTTTCTGAGCTCCAACTTAATCATGGCTTATGGAAATTAATCAACAAGGGGGCTATTGGCTTTAAATTGTTAACGTGGAACTGAGCAcagtttatattatttgttagcTTATAAGACATCTGCTGTATGATTTTGTATCTAGTGCTATTTTTAGACTAAGAGCAAGAAGTCATGATGATGATCATCATCATAAAATTGATACCAGAGAAAGTTACGGGGCAaagtttatttctatttataatgtgaAACTGggttgaaataaataattctgttgtttttcctttcatgCTCTGTCCAATAATTACTATTTGGTATTTGCTGAGCTCTTAAGTTTTTTGTTGCTCTTTCTTTTTTGAGATATCTTATGTGTCTTGATGCTGTCagatgaagagaagagaaggCAACTTGATTGGAAACTAAGATTAAGCATTATCAATGGAATAGCAAAAGGTATTTTATATCTNCATGAGGACTCTCGACTCAAAGTAATTCACAGAGATCTCAAAGCNAGCAATGTTCTATTAGACTANGANATGAATCCCAAGATATCNGATTTTGGATTNGCCAGGGCNTTTGAAATAGGACAGAACCAAGCAAATACAAAACGAGTAGTGGGCACCTAGTGAGTTCTACTGATACCTAGCACCGCTTTAAGTAATAGGATTTTTCTGATGCAGTATTAACCACTTAACCATTTcaaaaatgagatttttgtaATGTATTAATCATTCAATGTATAAGAGgaataataaagttgtattgCTTCCCTGCAGTGGATACATGGCTCCAGAGTATGCTATGGAAGGATTGTTTTCCGTGAAATCTGATGTTTTCAGCTTTGGAGTTATTGTCCTAGAAATCATTTNTGGAAGAAAGAACAGTGGATTCCATCGATCAGAACATGGTCAAAGTCTTCTTTTATATGTGAGTTTTCCCTTGTATTGATCCAGGAATTATTGAACCATACTAACTAGTACATACATCGTTAAGAAATCACAATTCCATGCAGGCTTGGAACATATGGTGTGCAGGAAGATGTTTGGAATTAATGGATCAAGCATTGATAAAATCCTTCATAGCCAGTGAGGTTGTCAAGTGCATACACGTTGGTTTGCTTTGTGTTCAACAAGATGCAGCAGATAGGCCAACCATGTCCGCGGTTGTTCTAATGCTAGGAAGTGACACAATGACCCTTCCAAAACCCAATCACCCTGCATATTCTGTTGGAAGATTGACCTCTAAGGATGCATCAACTTCAAGAAGTTCTAAGAATCTTTCTATTAATGATATAACATTCTCAACAGTTTTAGCAAGATAATAGGGAATATTTGTAGGGAGTTTCAACACACATAGATTCACACTGGTAAGATATTGTGCGCTTTGAGTCAAACTCTCATGGATTTGTTTTTAGTATTACTCTAAAAGGTCTATCATAGTAAGACGTACTCATCTGAGCCCGATCACCAGACCTGAACCATGATATCATTTATAGAGAGATTCAACACACACATAAATTTCTAcactgataagatattgtcccAACAATATTTTCCATTGGTCAGGAATACGCATTCATTGAATTTAAGACCATAACACTTATCAAGCGTGgtatgtttctttcttcttaatTATCTTGATGTTTTTAAGATGAGAGAaacaatgaaattaagaatattgattataaaaggATTAGGTTATGCATATCTCAAAAAAATCTTTACATGATTCCTCACGTGTTACAAAAtccattttaaattgttataattcaactctaaaaaaaattaagaaaaaacaaactcaattttatatcaaaattcatatGCGTCTTCTTCCGTACTTTACAATGGAAATTGCTTCTATAAACAATATTATGTAAAACACTATATTCCACATAAATTCCCACTATTACTTATTCAAATTCCTACTAACACTCATTTCACACTATTATTGACTCTTCAATACCCATATTATAGTTTAGGAAGATTCAGAACACTAAAGTTGAATTTCgcatcttatttttaaatttaactcatgttttttaTTAGCATGTACAAAATAACGTGATGGTATATTTTCACAAATCTATCATGTACagtttcttattctttttattcttaGTGTATACCTTTGATtctcttaatttaaaaacataataaaaaattataataacctTAAAATTACGTTGATCTCTCTTGATCATATCACATGccaaaaagataagaaaatcataagtcttttcatttttttgaaattagACCAAATTAGACAAACCCTTAGCtagaaaaagacaaaacaatttacattatttttgcaacaaattttgagaagaaaaacagTGTGAAActgtgttggaagttccacatcggatagagataagaccaatttataatatataagtggggtgcagacctcaccttacaagccggttttgtggggttgagttaggcctagaactcACTTCTATCATGGTATCTAAGAATTTTTACATTACCATTCAAGCAAAAATTGTCATGTATAATGAAGGTAttagtttttcttaaaataaaatatcaaaagtcAGAGATATCATAATCTGTAACCggatcaatatatatataaaaaaaatgctgtGGCATGATGACCTTGTGGagcaatatttatattttagaaattttaatttaatattacacATGTCCTTTTCCATTGGATCGAtagtaacatatttttatttcccGTGAACTTATTGACACCGAACAAATTCGGAGACTAATTCCgaatttgaaaagttttagAGAGTAAAATCATATTTGATAACACATACATATGCATGTGCAAAGGTTATTGTAGTGTTATAAGAGATTTTTGCATGAGGTATTacttctaagaaaaaaaaaattctttatcaattaaaaataatttatgtataagtTACTTCtctatatttaacttaatattcagattaaaaaaattatgttatatgattaaacttttacaaattaacatgtgtaaaataattttaacttatgaaaagttattttaatttttcgtaATTTTTTCACTTCGAGTTATAGAAGAGTTTCTTCAAACAACTTTTCAAGTTCAAATCCTAAACGTGGCTAAATATTCAAAACCAAAGTTTTGTTGTTATTATGATCAAAGAGGATTAACATTCATAAtacataaaatgatattttataattgataatgtatttaaaatagaaaactcaattattttaatgataaaaaacttaagtataaatagaattatCATAAACTTGACTTGTTACTTTAAAaacacattatatttttagaattattttttttagagttttgtatcccttttcttttctttctcattttctatttgtttaattgaatatttgagactattaaaatgatatttgcaatggatttttcaatatttacCGATCAATATTTCTCTATTTGAGTAagcttttttcctcttttctctttcaaatctaCTCTTGTTTTTGCTAATATTAAGTTTCATTTTGCTGTTTATTTACGTGTCAATAAACTTTCCTACATTATTTGGTAAACTAGTCTTTAGTAACCTAGTCTTTAGGAGTGTTTGTTATTTCTCCTAATTTACTACTATGCAGTATGTACTTTACGCTTTTCAGTTTTATTGTAATGCTTATATAAGTCATCTTTGATCATTGAATGAAGTGTCATACACCTTGAATTCTAATATTTGGTATTAGAGCTTTGCAAAGGACTTGAACCAAAATGTGAGTGGCTAAAAAAAGTGTTAGAATTGTAAATATCCAAGTGTGAAAGAGTAAAGGACGTCTACTTTAGAGAAGTTTATGCAATTGGTAATATCAATTATGAGTTCTGGTCCATGACAATGGAAAATTACTTACGAAGAAATGAATGGTGGCAGCTCGTAGAAGATGGCATACTTGTACTTGAAGCCACACCCACTAAAGCGCAACTAAAGATTGTGGCTGAGGCCACTCTAAAAGATCTAAAGGTGAAGAAGTATATGATCCAAGCTATTGATCGGGAGATTCTAGAAACCATATTGGACAAAAGCACATTGCAGGCAATATAGTGATCCATGCAGCAAAAGTATCAAGTATTAATAGCTATTGGGCATGAAAAATGGTTAGAAGGTAGACAACTACCTAAGATGCACATTTAGTATCGTGAACAAGATGAAATCAAACGGTGAAAAAATAGATTCCAATATACAAAGTACTCCATTCactaacattaaaatttaattacgtGGTGTGTTTGTTCAATGGAGGAGTTTAACGATTTATATTACACCCCTATTTTAGGATACAATATTAcgagagaaaaaattaaaattttaaaatcattataccattgcagaaatctataaattctataaatctttacaattaaccaaaaataaactataattccaatttattacaaaataaatttcaaataaaataatttattttaaaacaaaaacgtAGAATTTTCCAACTCTCAATCAACTCACTGCACTATACTACATATGAATTATTTGCATTATCATCTATTCCGGTATAACGACTTATACGATCATCGTACACATATAAACAACAGCACAAAGAGGTGAGCTAACTGAGAATCAGACGTATTATTGAATATGACATTTTATCACAAAGGAATAAAGAGTGTTTTAATCGCCTATAGTGGCAATAATTATAGTGGAAATTTATATAATAGAAGTACTCATGGTTTTATTGGAACTTGAAGTTGTCTCATGGGCTTCAAAAAATAACTAGTGGTAAGTTTATCCACCTGAATACATTGATGTGGCATTTTGCACTTGTCAGTACATTTAAATTCGAAGAATTTTAGAGCATCTTGGGTCcgaaaaaaaaagcaataaaagTTTTATGTGACAATAATTCTACTATTCAATTATCTATTAATCTTGTCTTTCATAGAATAAGTATATTGTAGTGTGAGATTTCACTTTTTTAGAAACTTGGTACATGACCACATAGTTCGCACGAGCTATTACTGTATTAATAAGCAAGTAGCGGACATATGAAAGAATCTGACACATGCTTAGGATAGTAGCAGTCACTAAGATAAACTAAATGTAATCATTGTATAGCTTACGAAAGGAAATGTTAAtgttaagttttgttttgtggtTTACTTATGCATCAATAAAATTTCCTGCTTTATCAGGTGAACAAGTCTTTAGTAACCTAGTTTTTACGAGTGCTTGTTACCTACTTTACTGCTATGCAATACGTACTTTCTatgcttttcaattttaatgtaAAGCTTATATAAGTTATCTTTTGATTATTGAATAAAGTAAGCTCTCTGATAATTTCATTATGAGTATTATATACTTTGAGTTCTAAAAATTAAAGGagtctaataaaaaatattaaaaagtggtTTATCTTTATGACTCTTATACTATATCAACTCAAAAtctgtaaaataaaaactttatcataaaaatgaatatattaaataataacaattaggTTGTTCGAACCCatccataaaataatatttacaaaaaggaaaataaaatataataatataactcctctaaaaaaatgttatcataaTATTGAACATCAATCCCAACAATAGCATATCGAGATGTAGACTCGATATATGTGTATTCGAATAGAGGAAAGATCTCTATTATTTTCCTTCCCACATCTTTAGAAGATGATGTTTTGTgggttttttctttctcttcttcctatttttttttttccttttttatgtaATGTGATACTTTAAAACTTTACAATAATAGGTGTATTGGTcactattaatttttcttcaactAATCTATTTTTATCTGATGGGTTACTTCATATTTACGTTTATATTGCCCTAAGTAGCATAAAGATATGCTTGTAATATTGTCTAATCATAATTAAACGTTCAAATAATACACATcaatatttgatgaaataagtagttgcaaattaataaaaaaaaaacacaaatattatttaagtttttccAACATATGAATAAGGAAAAGTGAATAACACCCCACCTTCTCTCGTGGATTCAGAGTATAGTAGAGTTGGAGTATTAAGAAaggatgataatattttaaccatttgttttaataatttttttacaacaggtatcattattttattggtctaattgaatttatgtttaaaataatatttaaaacggattaATCACAAACTATGTATAAATTgtcaaaaagaatattaaaacaaatgttgttaaaacaattttttccatTCACAAATTGACCGCCACACGTTGAAccaattagaaaattatatttgagaaGGAAAGGAAAGGAAAGGAAGCAGAACAAAAGGaaagcatatataatttaatattatgagcttttacttttatattattatatagattAATATTTAAGCTAGTTCatagttttgaaagaaaaagtcacAGTTGAATTTCCTTAAATTCTGTTTGGTATGATGAAACCAGTTCGCACCTTCTGTCATTTATGTTTTCATAATCAAATGCACTGCTGGAACATATTCGAGCCAGCTGTTGACTTTCCTTACAGTTGACGTTCCTCACGGTTGACTTTCCTTGCATTCTGTTTGGTATGATGAAACCAGTTCGCACTTTGTCATTTTCATGAAACAAGAAAATTCCTTGTGTCACTCAAAAACATAGCAACTATTCCATGGTGGTGACACAAACATGCTTTGGTTTCTTCTTATTGTTAAGTTGGGGAATAACAGTTACAGAGGCAAAAACACAGATATTTATGGGAAGTAATTGCCAAAACACCTCCCAAGAGCCTCTCAGCATTGCATACCAAGCCAATCTTGATAAGATCCTCGCATGGATGTCTTCTGATGCAGCCACAAGCAAAGGCTATAACCACACCAGCATAGGCATCAACACCACAGTTTATGGCCAATATGATTGCCGTGGTGATGTTGCTGAAAACTTTTGTCAATTCTGTGTCTCCTTCGCAAGCAGAGAAGCCCCTAAACGCTGCCCCAATAGGGTATCTGCTATAGTGTGGTATGAGTACTGCATGCTAAGGTATTCTAATGAGAGCTTCTTTGGGAAAATTCTCACACACCCCACATGGCATGCGTTAGGAacaaaaaatgtatcaaacatGGAAGAGGTTCGTAGAGGTGAAGGTTTTGTGAAAAGTATGATCACAAAAGCAACTCAGGAAAGCAACCACTTGTACTATTTGGGTAGCTTCAATTTGAGTTCCACTCAGAAAAGGTTTGGCATGGTGCACTGCGGCAGAGATCTCTCAAATGCAGCGTGCAGACAGTGTTTGGAGGCTTTAT
It contains:
- the LOC106754331 gene encoding cysteine-rich receptor-like protein kinase 25; translation: MRIKTEIFIIPTGISLSFMFLLFTTASAQPPIYMYNFCENSTLSSSYKDNVETLLSWLTTDSFKSNGYNFTTVNSNNNNNDDAVYGLYSCRYDITGYFCQFCITTAASELSRRCPNAVRAIIWYDICIIRYSNQSFNGSVSLTPTWNITGPRIIKHSSESRKAEDCVQSLIWKATVETKKFWAVDEFDWVDNEKRYGWVQCDRDIKSDECSECLHALLDIFPQCCSTHAQWAVFGPSCGIRMDDEKFYQTSGDGGSSKSRKFIISFSVLGSVALLCFGVYCFWYRKRVRRGKMMFDKETLNGDLPIIPLIAVLHSTNNFSEESKLGEGGFGPVYKGILPDGRQIAVKRLSKFSGQGAQEFKNEVMFIAKLQHRNLVRLLGCCLEENENILVYEYMCNASLDSHLFGDEEKRRQLDWKLRLSIINGIAKGILYLHEDSRLKVIHRDLKASNVLLDXXMNPKISDFGXARAFEIGQNQANTKRVVGTYGYMAPEYAMEGLFSVKSDVFSFGVIVLEIIXGRKNSGFHRSEHGQSLLLYAWNIWCAGRCLELMDQALIKSFIASEVVKCIHVGLLCVQQDAADRPTMSAVVLMLGSDTMTLPKPNHPAYSVGRLTSKDASTSRSSKNLSINDITFSTVLAR